One Vanessa atalanta chromosome 20, ilVanAtal1.2, whole genome shotgun sequence genomic window carries:
- the LOC125071914 gene encoding citron rho-interacting kinase-like isoform X2, with protein sequence MEPSKEAITVRITRLNRQIIGKVTSGTSKHNRKVDRETLLDALTVLYDECNEDPVKKCDELVRTFLDKYRSTLADLRRARVCISDFDIIHVIGRGHYGEVHLVREKQTADVYALKSIRKEQARKRVSGAEDERDILANASGHWIPRLQYAFQDNTNLYLVMELCNGGDLAGLLSRRNNPLSERDAAFYIAEVAHALKTLHGMGYVHRDVKPQNILLDRCGHVKLGDFGSCARLSEGGCVTGATADYVAPELLGVDCSAAHSSACDYWSLGVVAFELVTLNRPFSSGDDDSVAQILSNIQKYERDPNSEPPFEPLPNGPSNTWRALVAGLLRVAPARRYNYLDTLQHPALSHLALHAIRDQVPPWVPHLRGPEDATFLASPAREVVPASAAPFRTRPPFAGHLPFVGYSYVAQEENEDISGGFNASHDCTAINLATFKSAEKLAAMRGREVASLQSKLAAAEAASGAAAERARRDADADAERVRAKLQAEITALTLQNKRLERQVEVEKEERMALQRTNQELSSGVIERTNFELRAAQAQALELQSERDLLREDMARVEARVKDLQVECNSALAAADTARAQHKHYKDTVAKERALRRQTLSGGDADATRLATAEAAAARELRARRDAESKQAALEHELQRLRDLAADQADQLASAMDSIREKERVNSATNQQLSETQVHLAQERMRAAALSAQVQELEAGVQAAGAREAALEEQCARTEARLQQRLEAADARAASALHDDARHREKVTTLEQLVRQLEREVNALENRTCGRCTAHDAQGGAKAKVTSGTNTDEAEEVDTARDNRSDTESVSDSHLQVHVSLLKEQLERAEAQLQARADEIAALRQEARAANLARWRKEKEYNDLSLDAKVTARDLKKIEERLASALEARKSAEDKAGLVHREITTIKPQLEQVTREAEKYKEQLDKLRKSHEVLQAEVDRSRNDIRKLKSEVQYSEKRRMHAEEQEELSSRERAQLRDELAPLKAQNNDLIQNNKALQEACALLEEQLTDLEKLTDMHEIKNNDLEIETVRLRNELETCRAKLSEAERQAATSAASASLAEQRGDEAREQLRLITTQLEIMRERLENRESLVDELEARLGALQSEAAAREAALGGAGRRMRELQEEAAALRTRAHQHHEHALQLQAALADAQEETEAAREAHAAATAWWRTRETKADATLRQQAKLIDFLQAKVEEAGRKKCSLSNKLFGRSGRRAAASPPLLRVNRELREEVERLRAKLAAANANNEANFPPTPRRERRDNKPKKIVNGSHDLHASDGNDNSLLIIWPDGSRERMQARCSEHALLLSSGERTVRARLLAADARNLPHNEANRAFMVKLEYSDRAEAAVVCSSIAERSRWIELLTPVGSVGYEAAVMLQCRLQPTSTLYAATNAIAIGRPDGLHSLRGPIRLEWNSDVSPPRRAQPDAVELLCAAGGRALLLSSGLLAHAGLLAFTSALQRATALRPTVALSRVQLPDNTTPHLIKGIVDAFDGICAAVACGRRVFLLRFDAANTEFKIARSLTIDRPPYSILLTSQVLYISGEKPLKVKLPSGSLESFAMDEPIVNAAFKRHSPPLAILLIRNVPVEILLCYAECGVFVDENGKRTRNEDPKWSSSVHSWEFVNPFLYAIGEDRVTIIYINDEVYRSPPCTCDTTSMTSSASECYQPEIFNYKVNEPSLLGTAPNGIVIRSKIEDEYKISIVEGMAAFRSIGASLESLNTLSDAKGSSSDLAQSLVDLSPQDESQESVEVTTGFLADIRNRARQLRMKNREEATSDDVIKEILTTEVGLKRTSNGRKSPAVISDYETDSELDSEEGTGSTKCTADVCAEMFTRQVRFQ encoded by the exons ATGGAACCCTCAAAAGAGGCGATCACTGTTCGAATTACACGATTAAATAGACAGATTATTGGCAAAGTGACCAGTGGTACTAGTAAACATAATAGAAAAGTAGATCGTGAAACATTATTAGACGCTTTAACAGTTTTGTATGATGAGTGTAATGAAGACCCCGTTAAAAAATGCGACGAGCTTGTACGAACATTCTTAGATAAAT atCGAAGCACACTAGCTGATTTAAGGAGAGCGCGTGTCTGTATTTCGGATTTTGATATTATTCACGTAATTGGCCGTGGTCATTATGGGGAGGTGCAT TTGGTGCGTGAAAAACAGACAGCTGATGTCTATGCTCTTAAAAGTATTCGTAAGGAACAGGCACGGAAGCGAGTGTCGGGAGCAGAAGATGAACGAGACATTTTAGCAAATGCTTCGGGGCACTGGATACCCCGTCTACAATATGCTTTTCag gATAACACAAATCTTTACCTTGTAATGGAATTGTGTAATGGTGGGGATTTAGCTGGTTTACTTAGTCGTCGTAATAACCCACTGTCAGAGCGTGATGCAGCTTTTTATATTGCAGAAGTCGCTCATGCACTTAAAACTCTGCATGGTATGGGCTATGTACACAGAGATGTTAAGCCGCAGAATATATTGTTGGACAG ATGTGGGCACGTGAAGCTGGGTGACTTTGGGTCATGTGCACGTCTGTCGGAGGGCGGCTGCGTAACGGGCGCCACAGCGGACTACGTGGCGCCGGAGCTGCTGGGCGTGGACTGCTCTGCCGCGCACTCT tctgCTTGTGATTACTGGTCACTGGGTGTAGTGGCATTCGAGCTTGTGACCCTCAACAGACCATTTTCCTCTGGAGACGATGATTCCGTAGCTCAAATTCTAAGCAACATACAAAA gtACGAACGCGATCCAAACTCGGAACCGCCTTTTGAGCCTCTTCCGAACGGTCCGTCGAACACGTGGCGAGCGCTCGTGGCGGGCCTGTTGCGGGTGGCTCCTGCGCGGCGCTACAACTACCTGGACACGCTGCAGCACCCCGCGCTATCACACCTCGCCTTGCATGCCATTCGGGACCAG GTACCACCCTGGGTGCCGCACCTACGGGGCCCTGAAGATGCTACGTTTTTGGCTAGTCCCGCGCGAGAAGTCGTCCCTGCTTCCGCTGCGCCCTTCCGAACTCGTCCTCCCTTTGCTGGACACCTGCCATTCGTCG GATACTCCTACGTAGCTCAAGAGGAAAATGAAGATATCAGTGGCGGTTTCAATGCGTCCCACGACTGTACAGCTATCAATTTGGCTACTTTCAA ATCGGCGGAAAAGCTAGCAGCGATGCGAGGCCGCGAGGTCGCCTCGCTGCAGAGCAAGCTGGCGGCCGCTGAGGCAGCCTCCGGCGCGGCGGCGGAGCGCGCGCGCCGCGACGCCGACGCCGACGCCGAGCGGGTGCGCGCCAAGCTGCAAGCAGAGATCACCGCGCTCACTCTGCAGAACAA GCGACTGGAACGTCAAGTTGAAGTAGAAAAGGAGGAGCGCATGGCGCTGCAACGCACGAATCAGGAATTAAGCAGTGGTGTAATTGAGCGCACTAACTTTGAGTTGCGCGCCGCACAGGCACAGGCTCTAGAACTGCAGTCTGAACGAGATCTGTTAAGAGAGGACATGGCACGCGTAGAAGCAAGAGTCAAAGATCTACAAGTGGAGTGTAATAGTGCTTTGGCCGCTGCAGACACGGCACGAGCGCAACATAAACATTACAAG GATACGGTAGCGAAGGAGCGCGCTCTCCGCCGTCAAACTCTGAGCGGGGGAGACGCAGACGCGACGCGCCTCGCTACGGCcgaggcggcggcggcgcgggagctgcgcgcgcgccgcgACGCCGAGAGCAAGCAGGCCGCCCTCGAGCACGAGCTGCAGCGCCTGCGCGACCTCGCCGCTGACCAGGCCGACCAGCTCGCGAGCGCCATG GATTCTATTAGAGAAAAGGAACGCGTAAACTCCGCTACGAACCAACAATTAAGCGAGACTCAAGTTCATCTAGCGCAGGAACGCATGCGAGCCGCTGCTCTGTCAGCGCAAGTTCag GAGCTGGAGGCGGGCGTGCaggcggcgggcgcgcgcgAGGCGGCGCTGGAGGAGCAGTGCGCGCGTACCGAGGCGCGCCTGCAGCAGCGCCTCGAGGCGGCCGACGCGCGCGCCGCTTCCGCGCTGCACGACGATGCGCGCCACCGGGAGAAG GTCACGACTCTCGAGCAGCTAGTTCGTCAGCTGGAACGCGAAGTCAACGCTCTGGAAAATCGTACCTGCGGGAGATGTACGGCCCACGATGCGCAGGGCGGGGCGAAGGCGAAAGTCACGAGCGGTACCAATACCGACGAAGCTGAGGAAGTCGACACTGCCCGCGATAATAGGAGCGACACGGAGAGTGTATCGGACTCACATTTACAAGTACATGTGTCCCTGCTTAAGGAGCAACTCGAACGCGCCGAAGCTCAGCTACag GCTCGTGCTGATGAAATAGCAGCACTACGTCAAGAAGCTAGAGCTGCTAATTTAGCAAGATGGCGCAAG GAAAAGGAATATAATGATTTATCGTTGGACGCAAAAGTAACAGCCCGCGACCTAAAGAAAATAGAAGAACGGCTCGCATCCGCGCTAGAAGCGCGCAAGTCAGCTGAAGATAAAGCAGGTTTGGTGCACAGAGAGATCACAACGATAAAACCACAGCTTGAGCAAGTGACGAGGGAAgctgaaaaatataaagaacaGCTGGATAAGTTGCGAAAGTCTCATGAAGTACTTCAAGCAGAAGTAGACAG ATCTAGAAACGATATTCGCAAATTAAAGAGCGAAGTACAGTACAGTGAAAAAAGACGCATGCATGCCGAAGAACAGGAAGAATTATCCTCACGTGAACGAGCGCAACTGCGGGACGAACTTGCACCACTAAAAGCCCAAAACAACGATCTAATTCAG aaTAACAAAGCACTACAAGAGGCATGCGCTCTACTGGAAGAGCAACTAACCGATCTCGAAAAGCTAACCGATATGCACGAGATAAAGAATAATGATCTCGAG ATTGAAACAGTTCGATTGCGAAACGAACTGGAGACTTGTCGCGCGAAGCTGTCGGAGGCGGAGCGGCAGGCGGCGACGAGTGCGGCGAGCGCGTCTCTCGCCGAGCAGCGTGGGGATGAAGCGCGAGAGCAGTTGCGCCTCATTACAACACAGCTGGAAATTATGCgg GAAAGACTCGAGAATCGCGAAAGCCTAGTAGATGAGTTGGAGGCGCGCTTGGGTGCACTACAGAGCGAGGCCGCGGCGCGAGAGGCGGCCCTGGGCGGGGCGGGCAGGCGCATGCGCGAACTGCAGGAGGAAGCGGCCGCACTGCGCACGCGCGCGCACCAACACCACGAGCACGCGCTGCAGCTGCAGGCGGCGCTGGCCGATGCACAG GAAGAAACTGAAGCGGCACGAGAAGCGCACGCGGCAGCGACTGCATGGTGGCGCACGCGTGAGACGAAGGCCGACGCAACGCTGCGACAACAAGCTAAACTTATCGACTTTCTACAG gcTAAAGTGGAGGAAGCTGGTCGTAAAAAGTGTTCTCTGAGTAACAAGCTGTTTGGACGTTCGGGACGACGCGCTGCTGCCTCGCCGCCACTACTCAGAGTTAACCG TGAGTTAAGGGAAGAAGTGGAACGTTTGAGAGCCAAGCTTGCGGCTGCAAATGCTAACAATGAAGCGAA tTTCCCACCTACACCTAGACGAGAGCGAAGAgataataaaccaaaaaaaattgtaaatgg ATCACATGACTTGCATGCTTCAGATGGAAATGACAATTCTCTACTTATAATATG GCCGGATGGTTCGCGCGAGCGCATGCAAGCGCGCTGCTCCGAACACGCGCTACTGCTGAGTAGCGGCGAGCGCACCGTGCGCGCGCGGCTGCTGGCGGCGGACGCTCGCAACCTGCCGCACAACGAAGCCAACCGAGCTTTCATG GTAAAGTTAGAGTACAGCGACCGCGCTGAAGCAGCGGTAGTATGTTCGAGTATTGCGGAACGTTCCCGCTGGATTGAATTACTCACTCCCGTCGGGTCCGTGGGCTACGAAGCTGCAGTGATGCTACAATGTCGATTACAACCAACATCAACTCTCTACGCTGCGACTAATGCAATCGCAATag gTCGCCCTGATGGTCTACACTCGCTGCGCGGGCCTATACGTCTCGAGTGGAACTCGGATGTGTCTCCCCCACGCAGAGCCCAGCCCGACGCCGTGGAATTGCTATGTGCGGCAGGAGGACGCGCTCTACTCCTGAGCAGCGGTCTGCTTGCACACGCGGGTCTGCTCGCATTCACCTCGGCTTTGCAACGCGCCACTGCTCTCAGACCTACCGTCGCTCTCAGCCGAGTACAACTACCTGATAACACGACACctcatttaattaaa GGTATAGTTGATGCGTTCGATGGAATTTGTGCGGCAGTTGCATGTGGGCGACGCGTTTTTCTCCTTCGATTCGATGCAGCTAACACCGAGTTCAAGATAGCCCGATCCCTCACCATCGATCGACCGCCTTATTCTATTCTCCTCACGAgtcaagtattatatatatcaggAGAAAAACCTCTTAAGGTTAAGCTACCGTCGGGATCTCTGGAGTCATTTGCAATGGATGAACCAATAGTCAATGCTGCTTTTAAGAGACACTCTCCGCCTCTGGCAATACTGCTTATTCGAAACGTACCAGTTGAAATACTTCTGTGTTATGCAGAATGCGGTGTATTTGTTGATGAAAATGGAAAACGAACTCGAAATGAGGATCCCAAGTGGAGTTCTTCAGTACACAGCTGGGAATTCGTTAATCCATTTCTGTATGCCATCGGAGAAGATAGAgtcacaataatatatataaacgacgAAGTATATAGATCACCACCTTGCACTTGCGACACTACTTCTATGACATCTAGTGCTTCAGAATGTTATCAGCCTGAAATATTCAACTACAAAGTAAATGAACCCTCATTATTAGGTACAGCGCCCAATGGTATTGTCATAAGGTCTAAGATTGAAGacgaatataaaatttctatCGTTGAAGGCATGGCGGCATTTAGAAGTATCGGTGCTTCGTTGGAGTCTCTGAATACATTATCTGATGCGAAAGGCTCTTCATCAGACTTAGCACAGTCTCTTGTTGATCTATCACCACAAGACGAATCTCAGGAGAGCGTAGAAGTGACTACGGGATTTTTGGCAGATATAAGGAACAGAGCGCGACAGTTACGAATGAAAAATCGTGAAGAAGCAACATCGGATGATGTCATAAAAGAAATTTTGACTACCGAAGTTGGATTAAAACGAACTTCTAATGGTAGAAAATCTCCAGCGGTTATTTCAGACTATGAGACTGATAGTGAGCTTGACAGCGAAGAGGGTACTGGCTCTACAAAATGTACAGCAGACGTGTGTGCAGAAATGTTTACGAGACAGGTTCGCTTCCAATAA
- the LOC125071914 gene encoding citron rho-interacting kinase-like isoform X1, translating into MEPSKEAITVRITRLNRQIIGKVTSGTSKHNRKVDRETLLDALTVLYDECNEDPVKKCDELVRTFLDKYRSTLADLRRARVCISDFDIIHVIGRGHYGEVHLVREKQTADVYALKSIRKEQARKRVSGAEDERDILANASGHWIPRLQYAFQDNTNLYLVMELCNGGDLAGLLSRRNNPLSERDAAFYIAEVAHALKTLHGMGYVHRDVKPQNILLDRCGHVKLGDFGSCARLSEGGCVTGATADYVAPELLGVDCSAAHSVCLEYCRRVNTAISACDYWSLGVVAFELVTLNRPFSSGDDDSVAQILSNIQKYERDPNSEPPFEPLPNGPSNTWRALVAGLLRVAPARRYNYLDTLQHPALSHLALHAIRDQVPPWVPHLRGPEDATFLASPAREVVPASAAPFRTRPPFAGHLPFVGYSYVAQEENEDISGGFNASHDCTAINLATFKSAEKLAAMRGREVASLQSKLAAAEAASGAAAERARRDADADAERVRAKLQAEITALTLQNKRLERQVEVEKEERMALQRTNQELSSGVIERTNFELRAAQAQALELQSERDLLREDMARVEARVKDLQVECNSALAAADTARAQHKHYKDTVAKERALRRQTLSGGDADATRLATAEAAAARELRARRDAESKQAALEHELQRLRDLAADQADQLASAMDSIREKERVNSATNQQLSETQVHLAQERMRAAALSAQVQELEAGVQAAGAREAALEEQCARTEARLQQRLEAADARAASALHDDARHREKVTTLEQLVRQLEREVNALENRTCGRCTAHDAQGGAKAKVTSGTNTDEAEEVDTARDNRSDTESVSDSHLQVHVSLLKEQLERAEAQLQARADEIAALRQEARAANLARWRKEKEYNDLSLDAKVTARDLKKIEERLASALEARKSAEDKAGLVHREITTIKPQLEQVTREAEKYKEQLDKLRKSHEVLQAEVDRSRNDIRKLKSEVQYSEKRRMHAEEQEELSSRERAQLRDELAPLKAQNNDLIQNNKALQEACALLEEQLTDLEKLTDMHEIKNNDLEIETVRLRNELETCRAKLSEAERQAATSAASASLAEQRGDEAREQLRLITTQLEIMRERLENRESLVDELEARLGALQSEAAAREAALGGAGRRMRELQEEAAALRTRAHQHHEHALQLQAALADAQEETEAAREAHAAATAWWRTRETKADATLRQQAKLIDFLQAKVEEAGRKKCSLSNKLFGRSGRRAAASPPLLRVNRELREEVERLRAKLAAANANNEANFPPTPRRERRDNKPKKIVNGSHDLHASDGNDNSLLIIWPDGSRERMQARCSEHALLLSSGERTVRARLLAADARNLPHNEANRAFMVKLEYSDRAEAAVVCSSIAERSRWIELLTPVGSVGYEAAVMLQCRLQPTSTLYAATNAIAIGRPDGLHSLRGPIRLEWNSDVSPPRRAQPDAVELLCAAGGRALLLSSGLLAHAGLLAFTSALQRATALRPTVALSRVQLPDNTTPHLIKGIVDAFDGICAAVACGRRVFLLRFDAANTEFKIARSLTIDRPPYSILLTSQVLYISGEKPLKVKLPSGSLESFAMDEPIVNAAFKRHSPPLAILLIRNVPVEILLCYAECGVFVDENGKRTRNEDPKWSSSVHSWEFVNPFLYAIGEDRVTIIYINDEVYRSPPCTCDTTSMTSSASECYQPEIFNYKVNEPSLLGTAPNGIVIRSKIEDEYKISIVEGMAAFRSIGASLESLNTLSDAKGSSSDLAQSLVDLSPQDESQESVEVTTGFLADIRNRARQLRMKNREEATSDDVIKEILTTEVGLKRTSNGRKSPAVISDYETDSELDSEEGTGSTKCTADVCAEMFTRQVRFQ; encoded by the exons ATGGAACCCTCAAAAGAGGCGATCACTGTTCGAATTACACGATTAAATAGACAGATTATTGGCAAAGTGACCAGTGGTACTAGTAAACATAATAGAAAAGTAGATCGTGAAACATTATTAGACGCTTTAACAGTTTTGTATGATGAGTGTAATGAAGACCCCGTTAAAAAATGCGACGAGCTTGTACGAACATTCTTAGATAAAT atCGAAGCACACTAGCTGATTTAAGGAGAGCGCGTGTCTGTATTTCGGATTTTGATATTATTCACGTAATTGGCCGTGGTCATTATGGGGAGGTGCAT TTGGTGCGTGAAAAACAGACAGCTGATGTCTATGCTCTTAAAAGTATTCGTAAGGAACAGGCACGGAAGCGAGTGTCGGGAGCAGAAGATGAACGAGACATTTTAGCAAATGCTTCGGGGCACTGGATACCCCGTCTACAATATGCTTTTCag gATAACACAAATCTTTACCTTGTAATGGAATTGTGTAATGGTGGGGATTTAGCTGGTTTACTTAGTCGTCGTAATAACCCACTGTCAGAGCGTGATGCAGCTTTTTATATTGCAGAAGTCGCTCATGCACTTAAAACTCTGCATGGTATGGGCTATGTACACAGAGATGTTAAGCCGCAGAATATATTGTTGGACAG ATGTGGGCACGTGAAGCTGGGTGACTTTGGGTCATGTGCACGTCTGTCGGAGGGCGGCTGCGTAACGGGCGCCACAGCGGACTACGTGGCGCCGGAGCTGCTGGGCGTGGACTGCTCTGCCGCGCACTCTGTGTGTCTCGAGTACTGCCGCCGGGTTAACACGGCCATT tctgCTTGTGATTACTGGTCACTGGGTGTAGTGGCATTCGAGCTTGTGACCCTCAACAGACCATTTTCCTCTGGAGACGATGATTCCGTAGCTCAAATTCTAAGCAACATACAAAA gtACGAACGCGATCCAAACTCGGAACCGCCTTTTGAGCCTCTTCCGAACGGTCCGTCGAACACGTGGCGAGCGCTCGTGGCGGGCCTGTTGCGGGTGGCTCCTGCGCGGCGCTACAACTACCTGGACACGCTGCAGCACCCCGCGCTATCACACCTCGCCTTGCATGCCATTCGGGACCAG GTACCACCCTGGGTGCCGCACCTACGGGGCCCTGAAGATGCTACGTTTTTGGCTAGTCCCGCGCGAGAAGTCGTCCCTGCTTCCGCTGCGCCCTTCCGAACTCGTCCTCCCTTTGCTGGACACCTGCCATTCGTCG GATACTCCTACGTAGCTCAAGAGGAAAATGAAGATATCAGTGGCGGTTTCAATGCGTCCCACGACTGTACAGCTATCAATTTGGCTACTTTCAA ATCGGCGGAAAAGCTAGCAGCGATGCGAGGCCGCGAGGTCGCCTCGCTGCAGAGCAAGCTGGCGGCCGCTGAGGCAGCCTCCGGCGCGGCGGCGGAGCGCGCGCGCCGCGACGCCGACGCCGACGCCGAGCGGGTGCGCGCCAAGCTGCAAGCAGAGATCACCGCGCTCACTCTGCAGAACAA GCGACTGGAACGTCAAGTTGAAGTAGAAAAGGAGGAGCGCATGGCGCTGCAACGCACGAATCAGGAATTAAGCAGTGGTGTAATTGAGCGCACTAACTTTGAGTTGCGCGCCGCACAGGCACAGGCTCTAGAACTGCAGTCTGAACGAGATCTGTTAAGAGAGGACATGGCACGCGTAGAAGCAAGAGTCAAAGATCTACAAGTGGAGTGTAATAGTGCTTTGGCCGCTGCAGACACGGCACGAGCGCAACATAAACATTACAAG GATACGGTAGCGAAGGAGCGCGCTCTCCGCCGTCAAACTCTGAGCGGGGGAGACGCAGACGCGACGCGCCTCGCTACGGCcgaggcggcggcggcgcgggagctgcgcgcgcgccgcgACGCCGAGAGCAAGCAGGCCGCCCTCGAGCACGAGCTGCAGCGCCTGCGCGACCTCGCCGCTGACCAGGCCGACCAGCTCGCGAGCGCCATG GATTCTATTAGAGAAAAGGAACGCGTAAACTCCGCTACGAACCAACAATTAAGCGAGACTCAAGTTCATCTAGCGCAGGAACGCATGCGAGCCGCTGCTCTGTCAGCGCAAGTTCag GAGCTGGAGGCGGGCGTGCaggcggcgggcgcgcgcgAGGCGGCGCTGGAGGAGCAGTGCGCGCGTACCGAGGCGCGCCTGCAGCAGCGCCTCGAGGCGGCCGACGCGCGCGCCGCTTCCGCGCTGCACGACGATGCGCGCCACCGGGAGAAG GTCACGACTCTCGAGCAGCTAGTTCGTCAGCTGGAACGCGAAGTCAACGCTCTGGAAAATCGTACCTGCGGGAGATGTACGGCCCACGATGCGCAGGGCGGGGCGAAGGCGAAAGTCACGAGCGGTACCAATACCGACGAAGCTGAGGAAGTCGACACTGCCCGCGATAATAGGAGCGACACGGAGAGTGTATCGGACTCACATTTACAAGTACATGTGTCCCTGCTTAAGGAGCAACTCGAACGCGCCGAAGCTCAGCTACag GCTCGTGCTGATGAAATAGCAGCACTACGTCAAGAAGCTAGAGCTGCTAATTTAGCAAGATGGCGCAAG GAAAAGGAATATAATGATTTATCGTTGGACGCAAAAGTAACAGCCCGCGACCTAAAGAAAATAGAAGAACGGCTCGCATCCGCGCTAGAAGCGCGCAAGTCAGCTGAAGATAAAGCAGGTTTGGTGCACAGAGAGATCACAACGATAAAACCACAGCTTGAGCAAGTGACGAGGGAAgctgaaaaatataaagaacaGCTGGATAAGTTGCGAAAGTCTCATGAAGTACTTCAAGCAGAAGTAGACAG ATCTAGAAACGATATTCGCAAATTAAAGAGCGAAGTACAGTACAGTGAAAAAAGACGCATGCATGCCGAAGAACAGGAAGAATTATCCTCACGTGAACGAGCGCAACTGCGGGACGAACTTGCACCACTAAAAGCCCAAAACAACGATCTAATTCAG aaTAACAAAGCACTACAAGAGGCATGCGCTCTACTGGAAGAGCAACTAACCGATCTCGAAAAGCTAACCGATATGCACGAGATAAAGAATAATGATCTCGAG ATTGAAACAGTTCGATTGCGAAACGAACTGGAGACTTGTCGCGCGAAGCTGTCGGAGGCGGAGCGGCAGGCGGCGACGAGTGCGGCGAGCGCGTCTCTCGCCGAGCAGCGTGGGGATGAAGCGCGAGAGCAGTTGCGCCTCATTACAACACAGCTGGAAATTATGCgg GAAAGACTCGAGAATCGCGAAAGCCTAGTAGATGAGTTGGAGGCGCGCTTGGGTGCACTACAGAGCGAGGCCGCGGCGCGAGAGGCGGCCCTGGGCGGGGCGGGCAGGCGCATGCGCGAACTGCAGGAGGAAGCGGCCGCACTGCGCACGCGCGCGCACCAACACCACGAGCACGCGCTGCAGCTGCAGGCGGCGCTGGCCGATGCACAG GAAGAAACTGAAGCGGCACGAGAAGCGCACGCGGCAGCGACTGCATGGTGGCGCACGCGTGAGACGAAGGCCGACGCAACGCTGCGACAACAAGCTAAACTTATCGACTTTCTACAG gcTAAAGTGGAGGAAGCTGGTCGTAAAAAGTGTTCTCTGAGTAACAAGCTGTTTGGACGTTCGGGACGACGCGCTGCTGCCTCGCCGCCACTACTCAGAGTTAACCG TGAGTTAAGGGAAGAAGTGGAACGTTTGAGAGCCAAGCTTGCGGCTGCAAATGCTAACAATGAAGCGAA tTTCCCACCTACACCTAGACGAGAGCGAAGAgataataaaccaaaaaaaattgtaaatgg ATCACATGACTTGCATGCTTCAGATGGAAATGACAATTCTCTACTTATAATATG GCCGGATGGTTCGCGCGAGCGCATGCAAGCGCGCTGCTCCGAACACGCGCTACTGCTGAGTAGCGGCGAGCGCACCGTGCGCGCGCGGCTGCTGGCGGCGGACGCTCGCAACCTGCCGCACAACGAAGCCAACCGAGCTTTCATG GTAAAGTTAGAGTACAGCGACCGCGCTGAAGCAGCGGTAGTATGTTCGAGTATTGCGGAACGTTCCCGCTGGATTGAATTACTCACTCCCGTCGGGTCCGTGGGCTACGAAGCTGCAGTGATGCTACAATGTCGATTACAACCAACATCAACTCTCTACGCTGCGACTAATGCAATCGCAATag gTCGCCCTGATGGTCTACACTCGCTGCGCGGGCCTATACGTCTCGAGTGGAACTCGGATGTGTCTCCCCCACGCAGAGCCCAGCCCGACGCCGTGGAATTGCTATGTGCGGCAGGAGGACGCGCTCTACTCCTGAGCAGCGGTCTGCTTGCACACGCGGGTCTGCTCGCATTCACCTCGGCTTTGCAACGCGCCACTGCTCTCAGACCTACCGTCGCTCTCAGCCGAGTACAACTACCTGATAACACGACACctcatttaattaaa GGTATAGTTGATGCGTTCGATGGAATTTGTGCGGCAGTTGCATGTGGGCGACGCGTTTTTCTCCTTCGATTCGATGCAGCTAACACCGAGTTCAAGATAGCCCGATCCCTCACCATCGATCGACCGCCTTATTCTATTCTCCTCACGAgtcaagtattatatatatcaggAGAAAAACCTCTTAAGGTTAAGCTACCGTCGGGATCTCTGGAGTCATTTGCAATGGATGAACCAATAGTCAATGCTGCTTTTAAGAGACACTCTCCGCCTCTGGCAATACTGCTTATTCGAAACGTACCAGTTGAAATACTTCTGTGTTATGCAGAATGCGGTGTATTTGTTGATGAAAATGGAAAACGAACTCGAAATGAGGATCCCAAGTGGAGTTCTTCAGTACACAGCTGGGAATTCGTTAATCCATTTCTGTATGCCATCGGAGAAGATAGAgtcacaataatatatataaacgacgAAGTATATAGATCACCACCTTGCACTTGCGACACTACTTCTATGACATCTAGTGCTTCAGAATGTTATCAGCCTGAAATATTCAACTACAAAGTAAATGAACCCTCATTATTAGGTACAGCGCCCAATGGTATTGTCATAAGGTCTAAGATTGAAGacgaatataaaatttctatCGTTGAAGGCATGGCGGCATTTAGAAGTATCGGTGCTTCGTTGGAGTCTCTGAATACATTATCTGATGCGAAAGGCTCTTCATCAGACTTAGCACAGTCTCTTGTTGATCTATCACCACAAGACGAATCTCAGGAGAGCGTAGAAGTGACTACGGGATTTTTGGCAGATATAAGGAACAGAGCGCGACAGTTACGAATGAAAAATCGTGAAGAAGCAACATCGGATGATGTCATAAAAGAAATTTTGACTACCGAAGTTGGATTAAAACGAACTTCTAATGGTAGAAAATCTCCAGCGGTTATTTCAGACTATGAGACTGATAGTGAGCTTGACAGCGAAGAGGGTACTGGCTCTACAAAATGTACAGCAGACGTGTGTGCAGAAATGTTTACGAGACAGGTTCGCTTCCAATAA